One Neisseria sicca genomic region harbors:
- a CDS encoding ABC transporter ATP-binding protein: MALLIENCTVKAGKRTILSLDRAEFPQCAVSAVIGPNGAGKSTLLKQFLYHPQASWCEAPMKDALRQHKIAWVGQHEHFNLPMTLSEYVLIGRYPKLAWYRRPKQADTRRAQALLEHFDLADLRHKRIQTLSGGEQQRAAVIRALLQDAEVLFLDEPTNHLDVRYQHSLMQHLTTLPEQGMTVVMVLHDLNLAAHYAGHITLMKNGSITAAGATADIMDAERLSQTYDWRILECTANGKTWFQAETL; this comes from the coding sequence ATGGCATTGCTCATCGAAAACTGCACCGTCAAAGCCGGAAAACGCACCATCCTGTCTTTGGATCGCGCCGAATTTCCCCAATGCGCCGTCAGCGCGGTCATCGGCCCCAACGGCGCGGGCAAGTCCACCCTGCTCAAACAGTTCCTCTACCATCCGCAAGCCAGCTGGTGTGAAGCACCCATGAAGGACGCGCTCAGACAACATAAAATCGCCTGGGTCGGGCAACACGAACATTTCAACCTCCCCATGACCCTGTCCGAATACGTCCTCATCGGGCGATACCCCAAACTCGCTTGGTATCGGCGACCCAAACAGGCAGACACCCGACGCGCCCAAGCCCTGCTCGAGCATTTCGACCTCGCCGACTTGCGACACAAACGCATCCAAACCCTCTCCGGCGGCGAACAGCAACGCGCCGCCGTCATCCGCGCGCTGTTGCAGGATGCCGAAGTCCTCTTCCTCGACGAACCGACCAACCATCTCGACGTCCGCTATCAACACAGCCTGATGCAGCACCTCACCACCTTGCCCGAACAAGGCATGACCGTCGTCATGGTGTTGCACGACCTCAACCTCGCCGCCCACTACGCCGGCCACATCACGCTGATGAAAAACGGCAGCATCACCGCCGCAGGCGCAACCGCCGACATCATGGACGCCGAACGCCTCAGCCAAACCTACGACTGGCGCATCCTCGAATGCACCGCCAACGGCAAAACGTGGTTTCAGGCGGAGACTTTGTGA
- the coaE gene encoding dephospho-CoA kinase (Dephospho-CoA kinase (CoaE) performs the final step in coenzyme A biosynthesis.), producing MTLWIGLTGGIGSGKSQAAKIFSDLGVPHIDADALSRNLTADNGIALPAIRRLFGDKVFHTQNSLNRAALRDLVFRRPQAKKELEEVLLPLILNEIKSAKTRYPNAAYGIIDVPLLIENPEFLAAVDRVLVIDVSEATQILRVQQRSGLNTEEIKRIMNTQASRKTRLLYADDVLENEGTLSELTQKIQGLHRFYLGYSGNSKFGTSLP from the coding sequence ATGACTTTATGGATAGGTTTGACAGGTGGTATCGGCAGCGGGAAATCTCAAGCAGCAAAAATCTTTTCTGATTTGGGTGTCCCGCACATTGATGCCGACGCCCTGAGTCGAAACCTGACGGCGGATAACGGTATAGCATTACCGGCTATCCGCCGTCTTTTTGGCGACAAGGTTTTTCATACCCAAAACAGTCTGAACCGTGCTGCTTTGAGGGATCTTGTTTTCAGACGACCTCAAGCCAAAAAAGAATTGGAAGAGGTGTTGCTGCCTTTGATTTTAAATGAAATCAAATCTGCAAAAACCCGCTATCCTAACGCAGCATACGGCATCATCGATGTACCTTTGCTGATTGAAAATCCGGAATTTTTAGCGGCTGTCGATAGAGTATTGGTTATCGACGTTTCTGAAGCAACCCAAATTCTTCGCGTTCAGCAAAGAAGCGGTTTGAATACAGAAGAGATCAAGCGCATTATGAACACTCAGGCCAGCCGCAAAACGCGGCTGCTCTATGCAGATGATGTCTTAGAAAATGAAGGGACTTTATCTGAATTGACCCAAAAAATTCAGGGACTGCATAGGTTTTATCTGGGATATTCCGGCAACTCGAAATTTGGTACATCATTGCCCTAA
- a CDS encoding prepilin peptidase — MLESLDTLAPFAIPLSVVVGLLIGSFLNVVIYRVPVMMERGWTQFAKEHLQLELTEEEQQPFNLMKPDSRCPKCHAPVKAWQNIPIFSYLMLGGKCGSCKTPISIRYPLIELLTGILFGVMAWQYGWTMAAFGGLILTALLIALTFIDADTQYLPDSLTLPLIWLGLLFNLNGTFVPLKSAVLGAVFGYMSLWLLCFIYKLLTGKIGMGNGDFKLLAALGAWLGVGILPVLVFMAALIGLIGAIIGRVAKGQYFAFGPSLAIAGWIILVANEPVHRAVTWWLTKSGF; from the coding sequence ATGCTGGAATCTTTGGATACATTAGCACCATTTGCTATTCCATTATCTGTCGTCGTTGGTTTGTTAATCGGAAGTTTCCTTAATGTTGTCATTTACCGCGTTCCTGTTATGATGGAACGCGGCTGGACTCAGTTTGCGAAAGAGCATTTGCAGCTTGAATTAACGGAAGAAGAGCAGCAACCATTCAATTTGATGAAACCGGATTCACGCTGCCCTAAGTGTCATGCCCCGGTAAAGGCTTGGCAAAATATTCCGATTTTCAGTTATCTGATGCTTGGTGGTAAATGTGGTTCGTGTAAAACGCCCATCAGCATCCGTTATCCCTTAATCGAATTATTGACCGGCATATTGTTTGGTGTTATGGCGTGGCAATATGGCTGGACGATGGCTGCATTTGGCGGTTTGATATTGACTGCGCTATTGATTGCATTGACCTTTATCGATGCAGATACTCAATATTTACCTGACAGCCTGACCCTGCCGCTGATATGGTTAGGCTTGCTGTTTAATTTGAATGGCACTTTTGTTCCATTAAAATCTGCCGTTTTAGGCGCGGTTTTCGGCTATATGAGCTTATGGCTGTTGTGTTTTATCTATAAGCTTTTGACTGGAAAAATCGGTATGGGTAACGGCGATTTTAAATTGCTGGCTGCACTAGGTGCATGGCTTGGTGTCGGCATTTTACCTGTATTGGTCTTTATGGCAGCTTTAATTGGTCTGATTGGTGCGATTATCGGACGGGTTGCCAAAGGACAATATTTTGCATTCGGTCCGAGTTTGGCTATTGCCGGCTGGATTATTTTGGTAGCTAATGAGCCGGTACATCGTGCCGTCACTTGGTGGCTGACCAAATCAGGGTTTTAA
- a CDS encoding mechanosensitive ion channel family protein gives MWDTVRQWLHTLPVREEVVESVLMVMALLVLRGVLLKLYLRRHPHYSIEEKRRSLVLSRNLTLILTIFGLAVIWATQIQTLALSMFAVAAAIVVATKELIMCLSGSILRSVTKQYSVGDYIEVNGLRGRVVDINLLNTLMMQIGPNPLVGQLSGKTLSFPNSLLLNHSVRRDNILGDYVIHTVEIPVPIHLDSDVIVGRLKAVLEPLCQPYVPAIQRHLENVQAEKLFITPAAQPRVTRVPHDDKVYLIIVRYASPVAKRLEIQQAVLDEFLRVQYRLLNPQA, from the coding sequence ATGTGGGACACAGTACGGCAATGGCTGCATACTCTGCCAGTACGCGAGGAAGTGGTGGAATCGGTGCTGATGGTCATGGCGCTGCTGGTTTTGCGGGGCGTTTTGCTGAAACTGTATCTGCGCCGTCATCCGCATTACAGCATCGAGGAAAAACGCCGCTCCTTGGTACTCAGCCGCAATCTGACGCTGATTTTGACGATTTTCGGGCTGGCGGTAATTTGGGCGACACAAATCCAGACGCTGGCGCTGTCGATGTTTGCCGTAGCGGCGGCGATTGTGGTGGCGACGAAGGAACTGATTATGTGTTTGTCGGGCAGCATCTTGCGCTCGGTAACGAAACAATATTCGGTCGGCGACTATATTGAAGTGAACGGCCTGCGCGGGCGTGTGGTCGATATTAATCTTTTGAATACGCTGATGATGCAGATCGGTCCGAACCCGCTGGTCGGGCAGCTTTCGGGTAAAACGCTGTCGTTCCCGAACAGCCTGCTTTTGAACCATTCCGTCCGCCGCGACAATATTTTGGGCGATTATGTGATTCATACGGTGGAAATTCCCGTGCCGATTCATTTGGATTCGGATGTGATTGTAGGTCGTCTGAAAGCCGTATTGGAGCCTTTGTGCCAACCTTATGTACCCGCCATCCAGCGGCATTTGGAAAACGTGCAGGCGGAGAAGCTGTTCATCACCCCTGCCGCCCAGCCGCGCGTAACCCGCGTGCCGCATGACGACAAGGTGTACCTTATCATCGTGCGCTATGCCTCGCCCGTGGCGAAGCGTTTAGAAATCCAGCAAGCAGTGTTGGATGAATTTTTGCGCGTACAATACCGCCTGCTAAACCCTCAAGCTTAA
- a CDS encoding GntP family permease yields MDGWTQTLSAGWLLSIAAMAIVLILLLIVKLRVHALLTLVSVSLLTAVATGLPMDKIVNDVLLKNFGGTLGSVALLVGLGAMLGRLVETSGGAQSLADALIRMFGEKRAPFALGVASLIFGFPIFFDAGLVVMLLIVFATARRMKQDVLPYALASIGAFSVMHVFLPPHPSPIAASEFYSANIGQVLILGLPVAMFTWYVSGYLLGKVLGRTIRVPVPDLLSGGAVDNDRPQTPAKASTVVGIMLIPMLLIFMNTGLSTLISEKVVSADEHWVQVARMIGSTPVALLISVLVALYVLGRKRGEKASALEKTVDGALAPVCSVILITGAGGMFGGVLRASDIGQALADSMANLGIPVLLGCFLVALALRIAQGSATVALTTAAALMAPAVAAAGFNDWQLACVVLATAAGSVGCSHFNDSGFWLVGRLLDMDVPTTLKTWTVNQTLIAAIGFSVSALLFAVV; encoded by the coding sequence ATGGATGGTTGGACTCAGACTTTGAGCGCGGGCTGGCTGCTGAGTATTGCGGCGATGGCGATTGTGCTGATTTTGCTGTTGATTGTGAAACTGCGTGTCCACGCGCTGTTGACGCTGGTGTCGGTGAGCCTGCTGACGGCGGTGGCGACGGGGCTGCCGATGGATAAGATTGTGAACGACGTTCTGTTGAAAAACTTCGGCGGTACGCTCGGCAGCGTGGCTTTGCTGGTCGGTTTGGGCGCGATGCTCGGGCGGCTGGTGGAAACTTCGGGCGGGGCGCAGTCGCTGGCGGATGCGCTGATTCGGATGTTCGGCGAAAAACGCGCGCCGTTTGCCTTGGGCGTGGCGTCGCTGATTTTCGGTTTCCCGATTTTCTTTGATGCGGGATTGGTGGTGATGCTGCTGATTGTCTTCGCGACGGCGCGGCGCATGAAGCAGGACGTATTGCCTTATGCTCTGGCGTCTATCGGCGCGTTTTCGGTGATGCACGTTTTCCTGCCGCCCCACCCCAGTCCGATTGCAGCTTCGGAATTTTATTCGGCGAACATCGGTCAGGTACTGATTTTGGGATTGCCCGTCGCCATGTTCACTTGGTATGTCAGCGGTTATCTGCTTGGAAAGGTTTTAGGACGTACCATCCGCGTTCCCGTTCCCGACTTGCTCAGCGGCGGCGCGGTGGACAACGACCGGCCGCAAACGCCTGCCAAGGCTTCGACCGTGGTCGGCATTATGCTGATTCCTATGCTGTTGATTTTTATGAATACAGGTCTATCCACCTTAATCAGTGAAAAAGTCGTCAGCGCGGACGAACATTGGGTACAGGTGGCGCGCATGATCGGCTCGACCCCTGTCGCGCTGCTGATTTCGGTTTTGGTGGCACTTTATGTTTTGGGCAGAAAACGCGGCGAAAAGGCAAGCGCGCTGGAGAAAACGGTGGACGGCGCACTCGCTCCCGTTTGTTCGGTTATCTTGATTACCGGCGCGGGCGGGATGTTCGGCGGCGTGTTGCGCGCATCGGACATCGGTCAGGCGTTGGCGGACAGCATGGCGAATTTAGGCATACCCGTATTGCTGGGCTGTTTCTTAGTGGCATTGGCGCTGCGTATCGCGCAAGGTTCGGCAACCGTCGCGCTGACGACTGCCGCCGCATTGATGGCACCCGCCGTTGCCGCCGCAGGCTTCAACGACTGGCAACTCGCCTGCGTCGTTTTGGCAACCGCGGCAGGCTCGGTCGGTTGCAGCCACTTCAACGACTCGGGCTTCTGGCTGGTCGGCCGCCTTTTGGATATGGACGTACCGACCACGCTCAAAACATGGACGGTCAACCAAACGCTGATTGCCGCCATCGGTTTTTCAGTGTCGGCGCTGCTGTTTGCCGTGGTTTGA
- a CDS encoding FecCD family ABC transporter permease, with protein sequence MKKWLPVLPVLSLFLIWFCAGVGEGGWSNPLAADPVLMEIRLPRIFVALLVGAALSASGAALQALFENPLADPSLIGTSGGAAMGVVLAIAMGWNIAVPLAAFAGAFAVCILILLGHRLVGGGKLGLLVMGFVVSALCGALVSLILFLSDDMALRSAMTWLSGSFSEAGFVSPAYAGGVMLAGLVVLAAVGRRLDYLLLGDETAHTMGISVAATRVATIIGAALMIGAAVSLGGIIGFVGMMIPNVLAQVVGGSRTRLIILSAAVGSIFMLLADTFARWVVYPIDLPVGIVIAILGGPFFLWLIVKDQRS encoded by the coding sequence ATGAAAAAATGGCTTCCGGTGTTGCCGGTTTTATCTTTGTTTCTGATTTGGTTTTGCGCCGGAGTGGGCGAGGGCGGCTGGAGCAATCCGCTTGCCGCCGATCCCGTGTTGATGGAAATCCGCCTGCCGCGTATTTTTGTCGCTTTGCTGGTCGGCGCGGCACTTTCCGCCAGCGGCGCGGCGTTGCAGGCTTTGTTTGAAAACCCGCTTGCCGACCCGAGCTTGATCGGAACGTCGGGCGGGGCGGCGATGGGCGTAGTGCTGGCGATTGCGATGGGCTGGAACATCGCCGTACCGCTGGCGGCATTTGCGGGCGCGTTTGCCGTCTGCATCCTGATTCTGCTCGGACACCGTCTGGTCGGCGGCGGCAAGCTGGGGCTGTTGGTCATGGGTTTTGTGGTCAGCGCTTTGTGCGGCGCATTGGTCAGTCTGATTCTCTTCCTTTCAGACGACATGGCATTGCGCAGCGCCATGACTTGGCTCTCGGGCAGCTTCTCCGAAGCAGGTTTTGTTTCGCCGGCTTACGCAGGCGGCGTGATGCTGGCAGGTTTGGTCGTGCTGGCCGCCGTCGGCCGCCGTCTCGACTATCTGCTCTTGGGCGACGAAACCGCGCACACTATGGGCATCAGCGTCGCCGCCACCCGCGTGGCAACCATCATCGGCGCGGCTTTGATGATCGGCGCCGCCGTCTCGCTCGGCGGCATCATCGGTTTCGTCGGCATGATGATACCCAACGTATTGGCGCAGGTGGTTGGCGGATCGCGCACCCGCCTGATTATCCTGTCCGCCGCCGTCGGCTCGATTTTCATGTTGCTCGCCGATACGTTTGCCCGCTGGGTGGTGTACCCCATCGACCTGCCTGTCGGCATCGTCATCGCCATTTTGGGCGGGCCGTTTTTCCTGTGGCTGATTGTCAAAGACCAAAGGAGCTGA
- a CDS encoding M3 family metallopeptidase, whose product MTDNVLLHLGEEPRFDAIQTADIKPALQTAIAEARAQIAEVKAQTHTDWANTVERLTDITERVGRIWGVVSHLNSVVDTPELRAVYNELMPEITVFFTEIGQDIELYNRFKTIKNSPEFETLSPAQQTKLNHDLRDFVLSGAELPPEQQAELAKLQTESAQLSAKFSQNVLDATDAFALYFDDAAPLAGIPEDSLAMFAAAAQSEGRTGYKIGLQIPHYLAVIQYADNRELREQIYRAYVTRASELSNDGKFDNTANIDRTLENALQTAKLLGFKNYAELSLATKMADTPEQVLTFLHDLARRAKPYAEKDLAEVKAFARERLNLADPQPWDLSYASEKLREAKYAFSETEVKKYFPVSKVLAGLFAQIKKLYGIGFAEKTVPVWHKDVRYFELEQNGKTIGDVYMDLYAREGKRGGAWMNDYKGRRRFADGTLQLPTAYLVCNFTPPVGGKEARLSHDEILTLFHETGHGLHHLLTQVDELGVSGINGVEWDAVELPSQFMENFVWEYDVLAQMSAHEETGEPLPKELFDKMLAAKNFQRGMFLVRQMEFALFDMTIYSEDDEGRLKNWPQVLDSVRKEVAVIQPPEYNRFANSFGHIFAGGYSAGYYSYAWAEVLSADAYAAFEESDDVAATGKRFWQEILAVGGSRSAAESFKAFRGREPSIDALLRHSGFDNAA is encoded by the coding sequence ATGACCGACAACGTACTGCTCCATTTGGGCGAAGAACCCCGTTTCGACGCCATCCAAACCGCCGACATCAAACCCGCCCTGCAAACCGCCATCGCCGAAGCGCGCGCGCAGATTGCCGAAGTCAAAGCCCAAACGCACACCGACTGGGCAAACACCGTCGAGCGTCTGACCGACATCACCGAACGCGTCGGCAGGATTTGGGGCGTCGTGTCGCACCTCAACTCCGTCGTCGATACGCCCGAACTGCGCGCCGTCTATAACGAACTGATGCCCGAAATCACCGTCTTCTTCACCGAAATCGGACAAGACATCGAGCTGTACAACCGCTTCAAAACCATCAAAAATTCCCCCGAATTCGAGACCCTCTCCCCCGCACAGCAAACCAAGCTCAACCACGACCTGCGCGATTTCGTCCTCAGCGGCGCGGAACTGCCGCCCGAACAGCAGGCAGAACTGGCGAAACTGCAAACCGAAAGCGCGCAACTCTCCGCCAAATTCTCGCAAAACGTCTTAGACGCAACCGACGCCTTCGCCCTCTACTTCGACGACGCCGCACCGCTTGCCGGCATTCCCGAAGACTCGCTCGCCATGTTTGCCGCCGCCGCGCAAAGCGAAGGCAGAACAGGCTACAAAATCGGTTTGCAGATTCCGCACTACCTCGCCGTCATCCAATACGCCGACAACCGCGAACTGCGCGAACAAATCTACCGCGCCTACGTTACCCGCGCCAGCGAACTTTCAAACGACGGCAAATTCGACAACACCGCCAACATCGACCGCACGCTCGAAAATGCCCTGCAAACCGCCAAACTGCTCGGCTTCAAAAACTACGCCGAGCTGTCGTTGGCAACCAAAATGGCGGATACGCCCGAACAAGTCCTCACCTTCCTGCACGACCTCGCCCGCCGCGCCAAACCCTACGCCGAAAAAGACCTCGCCGAAGTCAAAGCCTTCGCCCGCGAACGCCTGAACCTCGCCGACCCGCAGCCGTGGGATTTGAGCTACGCCAGCGAAAAACTGCGCGAAGCCAAATACGCATTCAGCGAAACCGAAGTCAAAAAATACTTCCCCGTCAGCAAAGTCCTGGCAGGCCTGTTCGCCCAAATCAAAAAACTCTACGGCATCGGATTCGCCGAAAAAACCGTTCCCGTCTGGCACAAAGACGTGCGCTACTTCGAGCTGGAGCAAAACGGCAAAACCATAGGCGACGTCTATATGGACCTCTACGCCCGCGAAGGCAAACGCGGCGGCGCGTGGATGAACGACTACAAAGGCCGCCGCCGCTTCGCCGACGGCACGCTGCAACTGCCCACCGCCTACCTTGTCTGCAACTTTACCCCGCCCGTCGGCGGCAAAGAAGCCCGCTTGAGCCATGACGAAATCCTCACCCTCTTCCACGAAACCGGTCACGGCCTGCACCACCTGCTCACCCAAGTGGACGAACTGGGCGTATCCGGCATCAACGGCGTCGAATGGGACGCAGTCGAGCTGCCCAGCCAGTTTATGGAAAACTTCGTCTGGGAATACGACGTCTTGGCACAAATGTCCGCCCACGAAGAAACCGGCGAGCCCCTGCCGAAAGAACTTTTCGACAAAATGCTTGCCGCCAAAAACTTCCAACGCGGCATGTTCCTCGTCCGCCAGATGGAGTTCGCCCTCTTCGACATGACCATTTACAGCGAAGACGACGAAGGCCGTCTGAAAAACTGGCCGCAGGTTTTAGACAGCGTGCGCAAAGAAGTCGCCGTCATCCAACCGCCCGAATACAACCGCTTCGCCAACAGCTTCGGCCACATCTTCGCCGGCGGCTATTCCGCAGGCTATTACAGCTACGCATGGGCCGAAGTCCTCAGCGCCGACGCCTACGCCGCCTTTGAAGAAAGCGACGACGTCGCCGCCACAGGCAAACGCTTCTGGCAGGAAATCCTCGCCGTCGGCGGCTCCCGCAGCGCGGCGGAATCCTTCAAAGCCTTCCGCGGACGCGAACCGAGCATAGACGCACTGCTGCGCCACAGCGGCTTCGACAACGCGGCTTAA
- a CDS encoding gluconokinase, GntK/IdnK-type has translation MTTHFVMMGGCACGKTTAALSLQKHLNQCPYAEGDDFHTQANRDKMGAGIPLTDEDRYPWLCNLRDWMTEQAQSGAAYTIVTCSALKRQYRDILRGAQGKTAFIHLTPPQAINLERMMARQGHYMKAGMLDSQLEILEELGTDEYGVKIDNPGSPEAVEADILAWVKAEGLL, from the coding sequence ATGACGACGCATTTTGTGATGATGGGCGGTTGCGCCTGCGGCAAAACCACCGCCGCCCTGTCCCTACAAAAACACCTCAACCAATGCCCCTACGCCGAAGGCGACGATTTCCACACCCAAGCCAACCGCGACAAAATGGGCGCGGGCATCCCGCTGACTGACGAAGACCGCTATCCGTGGCTCTGCAACCTACGCGACTGGATGACGGAACAGGCGCAAAGCGGCGCGGCGTACACCATCGTTACCTGCTCCGCCTTGAAACGCCAATACCGCGACATCCTGCGCGGCGCACAAGGCAAAACCGCCTTCATCCACCTGACGCCGCCGCAAGCCATCAACCTCGAACGCATGATGGCGCGCCAAGGGCATTACATGAAGGCGGGGATGCTGGATTCGCAACTGGAAATCCTGGAAGAACTCGGCACGGACGAATACGGCGTCAAAATCGACAATCCCGGTTCGCCCGAAGCCGTAGAAGCCGATATTTTGGCTTGGGTTAAAGCGGAAGGTTTGTTGTGA
- a CDS encoding type II secretion system F family protein codes for MAQAEQKRGLFAQKNKGKRFTFEGKNTNTDQLVRGEVVAKDEEEARKKLQRRGIRPLRISKVKATKKRRITQEDITVFTRQLATMMKAGLPLMQAFEIVARGHSNPSMTEMLMQVRADVEQGSALGKSFAKYPKYFDRFYCNLIAAGEAGGVLESLLDKLAVYKEKTQAIKKKVKTALTYPISIVVVAIALIFVMMRWVLPEFGKVYAGMGAELPGLTKIVMDISKIFVEYGWLMIVIVIAICFGVYKLHEKSPNFQKRIDAMVLRLPIFGQIVRKATIARWARTTSTLFAAGVPLVEVLDSVAGAAGNILYEEATQDIRAKVTQGLSLTSSMQSTDMFPNMVIQMAAIGEESGSLDDMLNKAAEFYEDEVDNSVAQLSSLMEPIIMVVLGSIIGTLLVAMYLPLFNLGNVVG; via the coding sequence ATGGCTCAAGCAGAGCAAAAAAGAGGCTTATTCGCTCAAAAAAATAAAGGCAAACGTTTTACGTTTGAAGGTAAAAATACCAATACGGATCAATTGGTCCGAGGCGAAGTAGTCGCCAAAGACGAAGAAGAAGCGCGTAAAAAGCTCCAACGCCGCGGGATACGCCCTTTACGTATCAGTAAGGTAAAGGCAACTAAAAAGCGTCGTATTACTCAGGAAGACATTACTGTCTTTACCCGTCAACTCGCCACCATGATGAAAGCAGGTCTGCCTTTAATGCAGGCTTTTGAAATTGTCGCACGCGGACACTCCAACCCATCCATGACTGAAATGTTGATGCAAGTCCGTGCAGATGTGGAACAAGGTAGTGCATTAGGTAAATCATTTGCCAAATACCCAAAATATTTCGACCGTTTTTATTGCAATCTGATTGCGGCCGGCGAAGCTGGCGGTGTTTTGGAAAGCCTGTTGGATAAACTTGCTGTATATAAAGAGAAAACGCAAGCCATTAAGAAAAAAGTGAAAACCGCGCTGACGTACCCAATTTCTATTGTTGTTGTTGCAATAGCATTGATCTTCGTAATGATGCGTTGGGTATTACCTGAATTTGGTAAAGTTTATGCTGGAATGGGTGCTGAATTGCCTGGTTTAACCAAAATTGTTATGGATATTTCCAAAATATTCGTGGAATATGGGTGGCTGATGATTGTTATAGTTATTGCCATTTGTTTTGGTGTTTATAAACTACATGAAAAATCACCAAATTTCCAGAAACGTATAGATGCAATGGTTTTACGTTTACCAATTTTTGGTCAAATTGTCCGTAAAGCAACTATTGCTCGCTGGGCTCGTACCACTTCCACCTTGTTTGCAGCAGGCGTACCTTTGGTAGAAGTTTTAGATTCAGTAGCAGGTGCAGCCGGTAATATCCTTTATGAGGAGGCAACACAGGACATTCGTGCGAAAGTTACTCAAGGTCTTTCTTTGACTTCGAGTATGCAAAGTACGGATATGTTCCCCAATATGGTTATTCAAATGGCCGCTATTGGTGAAGAATCCGGTTCCCTTGATGATATGCTGAATAAGGCTGCTGAATTTTACGAGGATGAAGTTGATAACTCTGTAGCACAATTATCCTCACTGATGGAGCCCATCATTATGGTAGTTTTAGGCTCCATCATCGGAACATTGTTGGTAGCAATGTATCTGCCGCTGTTTAACCTCGGTAACGTAGTAGGTTAA
- the yacG gene encoding DNA gyrase inhibitor YacG — protein MTEVTTVKCPTCQKPVIWNEESKYRPFCSQRCRLIDLGEWAQEKYTVAAEENDSLSDLLKS, from the coding sequence ATGACTGAAGTAACGACTGTGAAATGTCCGACCTGTCAAAAGCCGGTGATATGGAATGAAGAGAGCAAATACCGGCCTTTTTGCAGTCAACGCTGCCGATTGATCGACTTAGGCGAATGGGCGCAAGAGAAATATACGGTTGCAGCGGAAGAAAATGATAGCTTATCGGATTTATTGAAATCATAA